The following coding sequences are from one Streptomyces sp. V3I7 window:
- a CDS encoding DUF5990 family protein, which produces MRIRIEAVDLPGRTCPSPAAGAEAYAGIHVAVQRRERPGELLGLQPGDGPSASWELECTATATPNGMDIKGPYVQGRPGGRFVYLSWGTVDDAGTFTMFRRAKLLLDAVPAEVMAAATGSGLLTGRLGLTDACGMPLCARVVPPAINWTAEPGA; this is translated from the coding sequence ATGCGGATCCGTATCGAGGCCGTCGACCTGCCCGGCCGTACCTGTCCGTCGCCCGCCGCCGGTGCCGAGGCCTACGCCGGCATCCATGTCGCCGTGCAGCGCCGCGAGCGCCCGGGCGAGCTGCTCGGACTCCAGCCGGGCGACGGCCCGTCGGCGTCCTGGGAGCTGGAGTGCACCGCCACGGCGACGCCGAACGGCATGGACATCAAAGGCCCTTACGTCCAGGGCCGTCCGGGCGGCCGGTTCGTCTACCTGTCCTGGGGGACCGTCGACGACGCGGGCACCTTCACCATGTTCCGCCGGGCCAAGCTCCTGCTGGACGCGGTCCCGGCCGAGGTGATGGCCGCCGCGACAGGCAGCGGCCTGCTCACCGGACGGCTGGGGCTGACCGACGCCTGCGGCATGCCGCTGTGCGCCCGCGTCGTCCCTCCGGCCATCAACTGGACCGCTGAACCCGGGGCCTGA